From Hylaeus volcanicus isolate JK05 chromosome 2, UHH_iyHylVolc1.0_haploid, whole genome shotgun sequence, the proteins below share one genomic window:
- the LOC128872094 gene encoding uncharacterized protein LOC128872094 isoform X1, producing MQRSQRRESAQRSSQIWPSPVLKRSRIKVTCKMFSFHKPKVYRSSTGCCICKAKSSSSRFTDSKKYEDDFIECFQLEERRTGEICNACVLLVKRWKKLPAGSNRNWRHVVDARAGPGIKSLTKFKSKNKKKMKDLPEKFEKIMKKKHIYLKTDRDREQSPAMSDDLTEDYLNGNGSKGSSRAGSPIGSDDIPVIEKQIDMQDVTESKNDLTVNGFIDLSYFKREIICCGTIFKGPYGEVIVDPSLIKPCIGCIARQQRQQQTNALSRSPAHSSASASPVHSSASASPAHSVESGTETAVSKQTSKTFSDSSSDSGYDESSNQGVGESKITKIIQNASATVKPAVKIQPLKSVQLKAIPVSEAVRLKTDMPIKLVPIKQIDQLSCKPLSLVSSANVTLSSSTSHSIVTVPNNPLVDFAMHAASSRQSVSN from the exons ATGCAACGGAGCCAGCGCCGTGAGTCTGCGCAAAGGAGTTCTCAAATCTGGCCGTCACCTGTATTGAAAAG gAGCAGAATAAAAGTAACGTGCAAAATGTTTAGTTTTCATAAACCAAAGGTGTATCGGTCTAGTACTGGTTGCTGCATTTGTAAAGCTAAGTCTAGCAG TTCAAGGTTCACAGACAGTAAAAAGTACGAAGATGATTTTATAGAGTGTTTCCAACTCGAGGAAAGGCGAACTGGAGAAATTTGTAATGCTTGCGTACTCTTGGTAAAAAGGTGGAAGAAATTGCCTGCAGGAAGTAATCGTAATTGGAGACAT GTTGTCGATGCACGTGCAGGACCTGGCATCAAGTCACTAACGAAATTCAAatcaaagaataaaaagaaaatgaaagatttgCCAGAAAAATTTGAGAAGATTATGAAGAAAAAACACATTTATTTGAAGACGGATAGAGATCGTGAACAAAGTCCAGCGATGAGCGATGACTTAACAG AAGATTATTTAAACGGAAATGGTAGCAAAGGTTCAAGTCGAGCTGGCAGTCCTATAGGAAGTGATGATATTCCAGTTATTGAAAAACAGATAGATATGCAAGATGTGACTGAATCAAAGAATGATTTAACTGTAAATGGTTTCATTGATCTGTCCTACTTTAAGAG GGAGATCATTTGTTGTGGAACAATATTCAAGGGTCCATATGGAGAAGTTATAGTGGATCCTTCGTTAATAAAGCCTTGTATTGGTTGTATAGCTAGGCAGCAACGACAACAACAAACAAATGCATTAAGCCGCAGTCCTGCGCATAGTTCTGCATCAGCCAGTCCTGTCCACAGTTCTGCGTCTGCTAGTCCTGCCCATAGCGTAGAGTCTGGTACAGAGACTGCAGTCTCTAAACAGACAAGTAAAACGTTTAGTGATTCGTCGTCAGATTCCGGCTATGATGAATCTTCCAACCAAGGAGTTGGTGAGAGTAAGATAaccaaaattattcaaaatgcGAGTGCTACTGTTAAACCAGCAGTAAAAATACAACCGTTGAAAAGTGTTCAACTAAAAGCTATACCAGTATCGGAAGCTGTCAGGTTAAAAACAGATATGCCAATCAAATTGGTACCTATAAAACAAATTGATCAACTATCTTGTAAGCCATTGTCTTTAGTTTCTTCTGCCAATGTTACTTTAAGCAGTAGTACTTCACACTCCATTGTTACCGTCCCAAATAATCCACTTGTCGATTTTGCCATGCACGCAGCCTCTTCCAGGCAATCAGTCTCTAATTAA
- the LOC128872094 gene encoding uncharacterized protein LOC128872094 isoform X2, which translates to MFSFHKPKVYRSSTGCCICKAKSSSSRFTDSKKYEDDFIECFQLEERRTGEICNACVLLVKRWKKLPAGSNRNWRHVVDARAGPGIKSLTKFKSKNKKKMKDLPEKFEKIMKKKHIYLKTDRDREQSPAMSDDLTEDYLNGNGSKGSSRAGSPIGSDDIPVIEKQIDMQDVTESKNDLTVNGFIDLSYFKREIICCGTIFKGPYGEVIVDPSLIKPCIGCIARQQRQQQTNALSRSPAHSSASASPVHSSASASPAHSVESGTETAVSKQTSKTFSDSSSDSGYDESSNQGVGESKITKIIQNASATVKPAVKIQPLKSVQLKAIPVSEAVRLKTDMPIKLVPIKQIDQLSCKPLSLVSSANVTLSSSTSHSIVTVPNNPLVDFAMHAASSRQSVSN; encoded by the exons ATGTTTAGTTTTCATAAACCAAAGGTGTATCGGTCTAGTACTGGTTGCTGCATTTGTAAAGCTAAGTCTAGCAG TTCAAGGTTCACAGACAGTAAAAAGTACGAAGATGATTTTATAGAGTGTTTCCAACTCGAGGAAAGGCGAACTGGAGAAATTTGTAATGCTTGCGTACTCTTGGTAAAAAGGTGGAAGAAATTGCCTGCAGGAAGTAATCGTAATTGGAGACAT GTTGTCGATGCACGTGCAGGACCTGGCATCAAGTCACTAACGAAATTCAAatcaaagaataaaaagaaaatgaaagatttgCCAGAAAAATTTGAGAAGATTATGAAGAAAAAACACATTTATTTGAAGACGGATAGAGATCGTGAACAAAGTCCAGCGATGAGCGATGACTTAACAG AAGATTATTTAAACGGAAATGGTAGCAAAGGTTCAAGTCGAGCTGGCAGTCCTATAGGAAGTGATGATATTCCAGTTATTGAAAAACAGATAGATATGCAAGATGTGACTGAATCAAAGAATGATTTAACTGTAAATGGTTTCATTGATCTGTCCTACTTTAAGAG GGAGATCATTTGTTGTGGAACAATATTCAAGGGTCCATATGGAGAAGTTATAGTGGATCCTTCGTTAATAAAGCCTTGTATTGGTTGTATAGCTAGGCAGCAACGACAACAACAAACAAATGCATTAAGCCGCAGTCCTGCGCATAGTTCTGCATCAGCCAGTCCTGTCCACAGTTCTGCGTCTGCTAGTCCTGCCCATAGCGTAGAGTCTGGTACAGAGACTGCAGTCTCTAAACAGACAAGTAAAACGTTTAGTGATTCGTCGTCAGATTCCGGCTATGATGAATCTTCCAACCAAGGAGTTGGTGAGAGTAAGATAaccaaaattattcaaaatgcGAGTGCTACTGTTAAACCAGCAGTAAAAATACAACCGTTGAAAAGTGTTCAACTAAAAGCTATACCAGTATCGGAAGCTGTCAGGTTAAAAACAGATATGCCAATCAAATTGGTACCTATAAAACAAATTGATCAACTATCTTGTAAGCCATTGTCTTTAGTTTCTTCTGCCAATGTTACTTTAAGCAGTAGTACTTCACACTCCATTGTTACCGTCCCAAATAATCCACTTGTCGATTTTGCCATGCACGCAGCCTCTTCCAGGCAATCAGTCTCTAATTAA
- the LOC128872139 gene encoding ras-related protein Rab-21 gives MANSVSSNVNGYNFKVVLLGEGCVGKTSVALRYVEDKFNDRHISTLQASFLNKKLTINGKKVNLSIWDTAGQEKFHALGPIYYRMSNGAILVYDITDEDTFQKVKSWVKELKKMLGSEICLAIAGNKVDLEKDRSVSIEEAEEYAKQVGAMHFHTSAKLNQNIEEMFLDLTQQMMQHADEVEQKSTLTRTNSTRRNVVVVEDEAEETEPVKTSCCS, from the exons ATGGCCAATTCGGTTAGTAGCAATGTTAATGgttataatttcaaagtggTTTTGCTCGGTGAAGGATGCGTCGGGAAAACTTCTGTTGCATTGCGGTACGTGGAGGACAAGTTTAATGATAGACACATCAGCACATTACAG gcttcatttttaaataaaaaattaactataaACGGAAAGAAGGTAAACTTATCGATATGGGATACAGCTGGTCAGGAAAAGTTCCATGCACTAGGACCTATCTATTACAGAATGTCTAATGGTGCAATTTTAGTTTATGATATTACAGATGAAGATACGTTTCAGAAG GTAAAAAGTTGGGTCAAGGAGCTCAAAAAAATGTTAGGcagtgaaatttgtttagcGATAGCTGGAAATAAAGTTGATTTAGAGAAGGATAGAAGTGTTTCTATAGAAGAAGCTGAAGA ATATGCTAAACAAGTTGGAGCTATGCACTTTCATACCTCTgctaaattaaatcaaaatatcgaagaaatgtTTTTGGATTTAACACAGCAGATGATGCAACACGCGGACGAGGTAGAACAAAAGTCTACATTAACAAGGACGAACAGTACGCGTCGCAATGTCGTTGTAGTCGAAGATGAGGCTGAAGAAACAGAACCAGTCAAGACTTCTTGCTGTTCTTAA